A genomic stretch from Primulina huaijiensis isolate GDHJ02 chromosome 14, ASM1229523v2, whole genome shotgun sequence includes:
- the LOC140957147 gene encoding uncharacterized protein, whose protein sequence is MEDDREGDIRVPLISFLFCLCLITGGIFLALYVFVPNLSQPWYPVAAFVLIGLPWLFWLLTYVYTCMKGCFGGREGGAVDSRQISRRPTTRNVSNSNPASPAMQNHGNGGGDNQQSGGVNSSVASSRESEMPLTYSV, encoded by the coding sequence ATGGAGGATGACAGGGAAGGAGACATTAGGGTTCCGTTGATCTCTTTCCTCTTTTGCCTGTGCCTCATCACCGGTGGAATATTCCTCGCCTTGTACGTTTTCGTCCCCAATCTTTCTCAGCCCTGGTACCCAGTCGCCGCCTTTGTTCTCATCGGATTGCCCTGGCTGTTCTGGCTCTTAACCTACGTATACACCTGCATGAAGGGATGTTTTGGCGGCAGGGAAGGTGGCGCGGTAGACAGCCGACAGATCTCCAGGAGACCAACCACGAGGAATGTCTCCAACTCCAACCCCGCCTCCCCCGCCATGCAAAATCATGGTAATGGTGGCGGTGACAACCAACAGAGTGGCGGAGTGAATTCATCCGTCGCCTCTTCCAGGGAATCCGAGATGCCGTTGACCTACTCTGTGTGA
- the LOC140957065 gene encoding F-box/kelch-repeat protein SKIP25-like, protein MNIVIESHCKNKDIINENDENRQINFLIKSVLLPGLPDHLAQLCLSTLKPSLLYSVSLSWRRLIYSPSFPPFLSLYAVLGRTSSIKYPFIKSVQLGRCQCQPNSIAFFSFDPISSTWRALPTPPTDPPMCIIRQHPSFISRILSVQSLTVSGRLMLIAATTHKLLPALTHPLVFNPLSGKWYYGPPFSSPRRWCVAGSINGGIYVASGTGAQYHGEVARSMERWDISKKDVDWQWETRASFKDGRFSREAVEALGYRGKLCMVNVKGKAVKEGAVYDVVMNQWQEMPKGMLNGWNGPAAVDNDFMYVVDQENGSLSRYNEDGDCWEELIEPSELLKGAEHLSAQKGKICAVSANGGKIIVVDILAKPARVFMVNPPQGMEVISVHILPRMSACS, encoded by the coding sequence ATGAATATAGTTATAGAAAGTCACTGCAAGAACAaagatatcatcaatgaaaacgATGAAAACAGGCAAATAAACTTTCTAATCAAGTCAGTCTTACTACCTGGATTACCTGACCACCTAGCTCAGCTATGTCTTTCAACTCTCAAACCTTCACTTCTCTACAGCGTCTCTCTCTCATGGCGTCGACTCATATATTCTCCCTCCTTCCCTCCATTCCTCTCTCTTTATGCCGTCCTTGGACGAACTTCGTCAATTAAGTATCCCTTCATCAAATCTGTCCAATTAGGCCGATGCCAATGCCAACCAAATTCAATTGCCTTCTTCTCTTTTGATCCCATTTCCTCAACATGGAGAGCGCTCCCAACTCCTCCAACTGATCCACCCATGTGCATCATACGTCAACATCCTTCTTTCATATCAAGAATTCTATCTGTTCAATCTTTAACTGTGTCGGGGCGTTTGATGCTTATAGCTGCCACCACCCACAAGCTTCTCCCAGCTCTAACTCATCCATTAGTGTTCAACCCTTTGTCCGGTAAGTGGTACTACGGACCTCCATTCTCTAGTCCCCGTCGCTGGTGTGTTGCCGGATCAATAAATGGTGGAATATATGTGGCAAGTGGTACAGGCGCACAATATCATGGTGAAGTGGCAAGGTCCATGGAACGATGGGACATATCAAAGAAGGATGTAGATTGGCAATGGGAAACAAGAGCTTCATTCAAAGATGGAAGGTTTAGTCGGGAAGCTGTCGAAGCATTAGGATACAGAGGTAAACTATGCATGGTAAATGTAAAAGGCAAAGCAGTAAAAGAAGGGGCGGTTTATGACGTTGTGATGAATCAGTGGCAGGAAATGCCAAAGGGAATGTTGAATGGGTGGAATGGGCCAGCAGCAGTAGATAATGATTTCATGTATGTAGTGGATCAAGAAAATGGTTCGTTGAGTAGGTACAACGAGGATGGCGATTGCTGGGAAGAGTTGATTGAGCCTTCGGAGCTTCTAAAAGGTGCTGAGCATTTATCAGCACAAAAAGGAAAAATCTGTGCTGTTTCTGCTAATGGTGGAAAGATCATTGTGGTTGATATTTTGGCAAAGCCGGCTAGGGTTTTCATGGTGAATCCTCCACAAGGAATGGAAGTCATTTCAGTCCATATATTGCCAAGGATGAGTGCATGTTCGTGA
- the LOC140957067 gene encoding glutathione transferase GST 23-like gives MAEDLKLLRSWSSPYGMRVVHALKIKAIEHETVLEDTTNKSASLLEYNPVHKKIPVLVHNGKPICESLVILEYIDDTWKQRPLLPRDPWDRAMARFWANFGDEKVLPSIWSLFISQGEEQQKEAVASAVENLKLVEDQLKGKIFFGGDTIGYLDIAFGWMANLISILEEIAELTLIDAEIFPLLSAWMNNYADDPTIKESWPPRARMVEKFKILRQRYVSKAE, from the exons ATGGCAGAAGATTTGAAGCTTTTGAGATCATGGTCAAGTCCATATGGTATGAGAGTGGTGCACGCACTCAAGATTAAAGCCATAGAACACGAAACCGTATTGGAAGATACTACCAATAAGAGTGCTTCACTACTTGAGTACAATCCTGTACACAAGAAAATACCAGTTCTTGTGCACAATGGGAAGCCAATATGTGAATCCCTTGTCATTCTTGAATATATTGATGACACTTGGAAGCAGCGTCCACTCCTCCCCCGAGATCCTTGGGACAGAGCCATGGCTAGATTTTGGGCAAATTTTGGAGATGAGAAG GTTCTGCCATCGATATGGAGTTTGTTCATCTCTCAAGGAGAAGAGCAGCAGAAAGAAGCCGTTGCTTCAGCAGTGGAGAACCTGAAATTAGTTGAAGATCAGCTAAAAGGGAAGATATTCTTTGGTGGTGACACAATAGGTTACCTTGATATTGCATTTGGTTGGATGGCCAATTTGATCAGTATTCTGGAAGAGATAGCTGAGTTGACACTAATTGATGCAGAGATATTTCCACTTTTATCAGCTTGGATGAACAACTACGCAGATGATCCTACAATCAAAGAATCATGGCCACCACGTGCGAGAATGGTTGAAAAATTTAAGATCCTTAGACAACGTTACGTTTCAAAAGCTGAATGA